Proteins co-encoded in one Candidatus Manganitrophaceae bacterium genomic window:
- a CDS encoding 1-deoxy-D-xylulose-5-phosphate synthase, whose protein sequence is MRLLDQINSPADLKKIPRESLPQLAQEVREKILEVVADKGGHLGASLGAVELTIALHTVFDPPQDRFVWDTGHQAYPHKLLTGRRDQFHTLRQYQGISGFLSRAESPYDTFGAGHAGTAISAALGMAEAREQLGGKYHVIAITGDGAITAGMAYEALNHAGALHRDMIVILNDNEMSISKNVGAISAYLARIITGPLYTKVRSETATLLKNIPKIGQPMLKVARRAEESVKGLITPGLLFEEMGFRYIGPIDGHRLDHLLTTFENIKQLEGPLLVHLITKKGKGYAPAEGDPAGFHGTSAFNLDTGLAKKKSSAPNYTGIFAKQLIALAKKDRRIVAITAAMPEGTGVAKFAKEFPERSYDVGIAEQHAVTLAAGMAADGLRPVVAIYSTFLQRGFDQIAHDVALQNLPVTFCLDRAGLVGEDGPTHNGVFDIAYLKGLPNMILMAPKDENELQQMLTTALNYPGPVAIRYPRGEAVGVPLEEPAQPLPIGKGELLRGDLQSNSGHSDSGHSNNEIDVALIALGSMVYPSLSAATLLEREGVSVAVVNARFAKPIDRELLVAVAQRCRRIVTLEEHSLAGGFGESVLALLEEERSAGRIPAVDTKRIGLPDQFIEHGAQKVLREKLGLDPERIAATVLDFLKVGSEDRAIGLGK, encoded by the coding sequence ATGCGTTTGTTAGATCAGATCAATAGTCCGGCCGATTTAAAAAAGATCCCGAGAGAATCGCTCCCGCAGCTGGCGCAAGAGGTCCGCGAGAAGATCCTAGAGGTGGTCGCCGACAAAGGGGGACATCTGGGAGCGAGCCTCGGCGCGGTGGAGCTGACGATTGCGCTCCATACCGTTTTCGATCCCCCGCAGGATCGGTTTGTTTGGGATACGGGGCACCAGGCCTATCCGCACAAGCTCCTGACCGGCCGGCGCGATCAGTTCCACACCCTCCGGCAGTATCAAGGGATCAGCGGGTTTCTCTCCCGCGCCGAAAGCCCCTATGACACCTTCGGCGCCGGGCATGCCGGCACGGCGATCTCCGCCGCGCTCGGCATGGCCGAAGCGCGGGAGCAGCTCGGCGGAAAGTATCACGTCATTGCGATCACCGGCGACGGCGCCATTACCGCCGGCATGGCGTACGAGGCGCTCAATCATGCGGGGGCGCTGCACCGCGACATGATCGTGATCCTCAACGACAATGAGATGTCGATTTCAAAGAACGTCGGCGCCATCTCCGCCTATCTCGCCCGGATCATCACCGGCCCCCTTTACACCAAAGTTCGCAGCGAGACGGCAACGTTGCTCAAGAACATCCCAAAGATCGGCCAGCCGATGTTGAAGGTGGCCCGGCGGGCGGAGGAGTCGGTCAAGGGATTGATCACCCCCGGCCTTCTGTTTGAAGAGATGGGATTTCGGTATATCGGCCCGATCGACGGCCATCGCCTCGACCATCTCCTGACGACCTTCGAGAATATTAAGCAGCTCGAGGGACCGCTCCTGGTCCACTTGATTACGAAGAAGGGGAAGGGATATGCCCCGGCGGAGGGAGATCCGGCCGGCTTTCATGGCACCTCGGCCTTTAACCTCGATACCGGGCTGGCCAAGAAAAAGTCGTCGGCCCCGAACTACACCGGCATCTTCGCAAAACAGCTGATCGCGCTGGCGAAGAAAGACCGACGGATCGTCGCCATCACCGCGGCGATGCCGGAGGGAACGGGGGTCGCGAAGTTCGCGAAGGAATTCCCGGAGCGCTCCTACGATGTCGGGATTGCAGAGCAGCATGCCGTGACCCTTGCCGCCGGGATGGCGGCCGACGGGTTGCGTCCGGTGGTGGCGATCTATTCGACCTTCCTGCAACGGGGGTTCGATCAGATCGCCCATGATGTCGCCCTCCAAAACCTGCCGGTGACCTTCTGTTTGGATCGGGCCGGGTTGGTCGGCGAGGATGGCCCGACGCATAACGGGGTCTTTGACATCGCTTACCTGAAGGGCCTTCCGAACATGATTTTGATGGCGCCGAAAGATGAAAATGAGCTGCAGCAGATGTTGACCACCGCGCTGAATTATCCCGGACCGGTGGCGATCCGCTACCCGAGAGGGGAGGCGGTCGGGGTTCCGCTGGAAGAACCGGCCCAGCCGCTCCCGATCGGTAAGGGAGAGCTCCTGCGGGGCGATCTGCAGAGCAATTCAGGGCATTCGGATTCGGGTCACTCGAATAATGAGATCGATGTCGCCCTGATCGCCCTCGGCAGCATGGTGTATCCCTCTCTGTCGGCGGCAACGCTGCTGGAGCGGGAGGGGGTGAGCGTCGCCGTGGTCAATGCGCGCTTCGCCAAACCGATCGATCGAGAGCTCCTCGTTGCCGTCGCGCAGCGTTGCCGCCGGATCGTCACCCTGGAAGAACATTCCCTGGCGGGGGGGTTCGGCGAATCGGTGCTCGCTTTGCTCGAAGAGGAGCGAAGCGCAGGACGGATTCCGGCGGTCGACACGAAGCGGATCGGCCTCCCCGATCAATTCATTGAACATGGGGCGCAGAAAGTTCTTCGGGAGAAATTGGGACTCGATCCCGAGCGGATTGCAGCCACGGTGCTCGATTTTTTGAAGGTCGGAAGCGAGGATCGGGCGATCGGGTTGGGAAAATGA
- a CDS encoding polyprenyl synthetase family protein — protein MTKEALKVYLSERRTEVDRLLHSYLPGAKCEPALIHEAIRYSLFAGGKRLRPILCLAAAESVGGRREEVLPYAAAIELIHTYSLVHDDLPAMDNDSYRRGKLTNHKMFGEATAILAGDALLTAAFTLIAEKGLVGTLSPKKTLSVILELGSASGSTGMVGGQLVDIQSEGKKSIDLSQLNYIHGHKTGALIRASVRIGGIVGGAGPKKLSHLTRYGEKIGLAFQIADDILDVEGKEEELGKSVGQDEAKEKWTYPRLVGVERAKKEAQVLVDEAFAELDGFGPEADPLRELARYMVERKK, from the coding sequence ATGACGAAAGAGGCTTTGAAGGTTTACCTGTCCGAGCGCCGAACGGAGGTCGATCGGCTCCTTCATTCTTATCTGCCGGGGGCGAAGTGCGAGCCGGCGTTGATCCATGAGGCGATTCGCTACTCCCTCTTCGCCGGGGGCAAGCGGCTTCGTCCGATCCTCTGTCTTGCGGCGGCGGAGTCGGTCGGCGGTCGACGGGAGGAGGTTCTTCCCTATGCCGCGGCCATCGAATTGATCCACACTTACTCTCTCGTCCACGATGATCTTCCCGCCATGGATAATGACTCCTACCGGCGGGGAAAATTAACCAATCATAAAATGTTCGGGGAGGCGACGGCGATTTTGGCGGGAGACGCCCTGCTGACCGCGGCGTTTACGTTGATTGCGGAGAAGGGGCTCGTCGGGACCCTCTCTCCCAAGAAAACTCTTTCGGTCATTCTGGAGTTGGGATCGGCCTCCGGCAGCACCGGGATGGTCGGCGGCCAGCTGGTCGATATTCAATCGGAAGGGAAAAAGTCGATTGATCTATCGCAGCTCAACTACATTCACGGCCATAAGACCGGGGCGTTGATCCGGGCGTCGGTTCGGATCGGGGGAATCGTCGGGGGCGCCGGCCCCAAGAAGCTCTCTCATCTGACCCGCTACGGCGAGAAGATCGGATTGGCGTTTCAAATCGCCGACGACATTCTCGACGTAGAAGGAAAAGAGGAAGAGCTTGGGAAATCGGTCGGGCAGGATGAGGCGAAAGAGAAGTGGACGTATCCCCGGCTGGTCGGCGTAGAACGGGCAAAAAAGGAAGCGCAGGTCTTGGTGGATGAGGCTTTCGCGGAATTAGACGGATTCGGTCCGGAAGCCGATCCGCTCCGGGAGTTGGCGCGCTACATGGTTGAACGGAAGAAGTAA
- a CDS encoding exodeoxyribonuclease VII small subunit, with product MANLKFEEALSRLEEAVKSLEKGDLPLEESLKAFEEGIRLSKNCLKMLEEAEKKVEILVQEKGGKRERRPFELKGDPSSGESSPETGGTPLS from the coding sequence GTGGCCAATTTGAAATTTGAGGAAGCTCTCTCCCGGTTGGAAGAGGCGGTAAAATCGCTTGAAAAGGGCGATCTTCCCTTAGAGGAATCGCTGAAGGCCTTTGAAGAAGGGATCCGTCTTTCAAAGAACTGTCTGAAGATGTTAGAGGAAGCTGAAAAGAAGGTCGAGATCCTGGTCCAGGAAAAAGGTGGAAAAAGAGAGAGGCGACCGTTCGAGTTGAAGGGAGATCCCTCTTCCGGGGAGTCTTCACCAGAGACCGGAGGAACCCCCCTCTCATGA